In Phenylobacterium koreense, one DNA window encodes the following:
- a CDS encoding TetR/AcrR family transcriptional regulator, with protein MPGFPAPSRGRNAAATRLAILDAARDRFAREGYDGASLREIASDAGVDAALVSRYFGSKEELFVEVLNCAPDGTDMFEGELSGFGERVAAELLDDPDTRDGIDYLLVMLRSASSPAASGPLRRAMHIHFHGPFAAYLGGPDAEVRARLAGDLIMGVAISRAITPDHDLDEEGRARLRKRLAAVLQAAVDP; from the coding sequence ATGCCCGGTTTTCCCGCGCCGTCGCGCGGACGCAACGCCGCCGCCACGCGCCTGGCCATCCTTGACGCCGCCAGAGACCGTTTCGCGAGAGAGGGTTATGACGGCGCGAGCCTGCGCGAGATCGCCTCCGACGCCGGCGTCGATGCGGCCCTGGTTTCGCGCTATTTCGGGTCGAAGGAAGAGCTTTTCGTCGAGGTCCTGAACTGCGCGCCGGACGGGACGGACATGTTCGAGGGCGAGCTGAGCGGGTTCGGCGAGCGGGTCGCCGCCGAGCTTCTCGACGATCCGGACACGCGCGACGGTATCGACTACCTCCTCGTGATGCTGCGCTCGGCCTCCTCGCCGGCCGCGTCCGGACCACTGCGCCGGGCGATGCACATCCACTTCCACGGCCCCTTCGCGGCCTATCTGGGAGGCCCTGACGCCGAGGTGCGCGCGCGCCTGGCCGGCGACCTGATCATGGGCGTCGCGATCTCCAGGGCGATCACGCCCGACCATGACCTCGACGAAGAAGGCCGGGCCCGTCTGCGCAAGCGGCTTGCGGCCGTGCTCCAGGCGGCCGTCGATCCCTAA
- a CDS encoding efflux RND transporter periplasmic adaptor subunit, with product MRKFLAPLVATAAAALILAGCGKKDGPPQMPPPEVSVATPLRQSVVDWDDFTGRFEAPESVDVRARAGGYLQASHFREGQYVKKGQLLFTLDPRPAEAALAAARAQARLAAADMARAESLLKVQAISREEYDAKRSANEVAQASVRARELDLEFTRVTAPTSGVVSDRRVDPGNVISGGASTADVLTTIVSTSPIHFVFDASEAQLLKEQRQSGKGGRVQIRLQDEAEYRWNGAIDFTDNALDNSSGAVRMRAVVQNPNGFLKPGMYGKAKVEGGQAYDALLVPEDAIVADGARKAVNVVAPDGSVTMKTVSLGPVSQGLRVIRTGVRPDDKVIVNGGVRLMAPGQKVKAKVVKIEPKAAAKTTTTVTIPVASSATPASGR from the coding sequence ATGCGTAAGTTTCTCGCGCCGTTGGTCGCAACGGCGGCCGCTGCATTGATTTTGGCTGGTTGCGGCAAGAAGGACGGGCCGCCCCAGATGCCGCCGCCCGAAGTCTCGGTGGCCACGCCGCTGCGGCAATCTGTCGTGGACTGGGACGACTTCACCGGCCGCTTCGAAGCGCCGGAGAGCGTCGATGTGCGCGCCCGCGCCGGGGGCTATCTCCAGGCGTCCCACTTCCGCGAAGGGCAGTACGTGAAGAAGGGGCAACTCCTCTTCACTCTCGATCCTCGCCCCGCCGAGGCGGCGCTGGCCGCCGCCCGCGCCCAGGCCAGGCTCGCCGCCGCCGACATGGCGCGTGCAGAGTCTCTCCTGAAGGTCCAGGCCATCAGCCGCGAGGAGTACGACGCCAAGCGCAGCGCCAACGAAGTGGCGCAGGCCAGCGTCCGCGCCCGCGAACTCGATCTCGAATTCACCCGCGTGACCGCGCCGACCTCCGGCGTCGTGTCCGATCGCCGCGTCGACCCGGGCAACGTGATCTCCGGCGGCGCCTCCACCGCCGACGTCCTGACCACCATCGTCTCGACCAGCCCGATCCATTTCGTGTTCGACGCCTCCGAGGCCCAGCTTCTCAAGGAGCAGCGGCAGTCGGGCAAGGGCGGCCGGGTGCAGATTCGCCTGCAGGACGAAGCCGAGTATCGCTGGAACGGCGCCATCGACTTCACCGACAACGCTCTGGACAACAGCTCCGGCGCGGTCCGCATGCGCGCGGTGGTGCAGAACCCCAACGGCTTCCTGAAGCCGGGAATGTACGGCAAGGCCAAGGTCGAAGGCGGTCAGGCCTATGACGCGCTGCTGGTTCCGGAGGACGCCATCGTCGCCGACGGCGCCCGCAAGGCCGTGAACGTCGTCGCGCCCGACGGCTCGGTGACCATGAAGACCGTCAGCCTCGGTCCGGTCAGCCAGGGCCTGCGGGTGATCCGCACCGGCGTCCGGCCCGACGACAAGGTGATCGTGAACGGCGGCGTGCGCCTGATGGCCCCGGGCCAGAAGGTCAAGGCCAAGGTCGTCAAGATCGAGCCCAAGGCCGCAGCCAAGACCACGACTACAGTGACCATTCCGGTGGCGTCCAGCGCCACGCCCGCCAGCGGCCGCTAA